One segment of Solanum stenotomum isolate F172 chromosome 1, ASM1918654v1, whole genome shotgun sequence DNA contains the following:
- the LOC125853384 gene encoding agamous-like MADS-box protein AGL61 encodes MGTGKKKIEIKKITKKTARMVAFSKRRKGLFRKAEELESLTSSHVTSIVFSPFDRPYTYGDVNSVIKRHFPRCIRPEMSTPVMNSHHSSSDVFGESSGSKLSSAPKGNSLRSWVEDIDVEGCQNLNQLLMLKEQLEGIRKKIVSTDSESFQALFI; translated from the coding sequence ATGGGAACagggaagaagaagatagagatcaaaaaaatcacaaagaaaaCTGCTAGAATGGTGGCATTTTCGAAAAGAAGGAAAGGACTTTTCAGAAAAGCTGAAGAACTTGAATCCTTGACAAGTTCTCATGTTACCTCTATTGTTTTTTCACCTTTTGACAGGCCTTATACTTACGGAGATGTCAACTCTGTTATAAAAAGGCATTTTCCTAGATGTATTCGCCCAGAAATGTCAACACCGGTGATGAATTCTCATCATTCCTCTTCTGATGTTTTTGGCGAATCTTCGGGGTCAAAATTATCATCAGCCCCAAAGGGGAATAGTCTCCGCAGTTGGGTGGAGGATATAGATGTAGAAGGATGTCAAAATTTGAATCAACTATTAATGTTGAAGGAGCAATTGGAAGGAATCAGAAAGAAGATTGTTTCCACAGATTCTGAATCATTTCAAGCTTTGTTTATCTAG